The Arachis hypogaea cultivar Tifrunner chromosome 19, arahy.Tifrunner.gnm2.J5K5, whole genome shotgun sequence genome has a window encoding:
- the LOC112778993 gene encoding lectin-like: protein MGVSFNLHKFDPKHSKEIQFQGDATITDHHIIRLTSLDDDGNPLGNRVGRVLFSDPVHLYDHSGLRAGFETTFVFRISKPYNTEYTPGPGDGLAFFLASADTEIPPESSGKFLGLFNDASDRIVAVEFDTFSNSDIGDPNYPHIGIDVNSIRSSKVCYWNFHDAAITTAKITYNSAHKKLTVHVSTYLHSQPDTLTYDVDLSTKLPEKVKIGISASTGQFSQTTEILSWIFKSN from the coding sequence ATGGGTGTCTCATTTAACTTGCACAAATTTGACCCTAAGCACTCCAAGGAGATCCAATTCCAAGGAGACGCAACCATTACCGATCACCATATCATTCGACTCACCAGTCTGGACGACGATGGCAACCCACTGGGAAACAGAGTTGGCCGAGTCTTATTCTCCGACCCTGTGCACCTCTACGACCACAGTGGCCTCCGAGCAGGATTTGAAACCACCTTCGTCTTTCGCATCTCAAAACCCTATAACACTGAATATACACCTGGACCTGGTGATGGTCTTGCCTTCTTCCTTGCTAGTGCTGACACTGAAATTCCTCCTGAATCTTCTGGAAAGTTTCTCGGCCTCTTTAATGATGCATCTGACAGAATTGTTGCTGTTGAATTCGATACTTTTTCCAACTCCGATATTGGGGATCCCAATTATCCGCACATCGGAATTGATGTTAACTCTATCAGGTCATCAAAAGTTTGTTACTGGAATTTTCATGATGCAGCGATAACTACTGCAAAGATAACATATAACTCTGCTCATAAGAAGTTAACTGTCCATGTCTCTACATATCTCCACAGCCAACCCGACACTCTTACTTATGATGTCGATTTGAGTACTAAGCTGCCTGAAAAGGTTAAGATTGGAATATCTGCTTCCACTGGACAATTCTCGCAGACTACTGAGATTCTATCTTGGATCTTCAAGTCCAACTGA